The following are encoded together in the Gouania willdenowi chromosome 14, fGouWil2.1, whole genome shotgun sequence genome:
- the mrpl22 gene encoding large ribosomal subunit protein uL22m, which produces MATAATGRGLKSLCVMLQSRLAAVSVTQHLHTSSSLLSKQWAKKNLQLFPPQQLHEPRRPAEVHHSRRQIKYSKDKMWYLAKMVRGMSIDQAVSQLEFNDKKGAKIMREVLLEAQEMAVKNHNVEFKSNLYVAESFSGKGKYLKRIRYHGKGMYGIMDKVYCHYFVKLVEGSPPEAERRTGYDQAQDYVEGLKARTVIHGL; this is translated from the exons ATGGCGACCGCAGCGACGGGACGAG GTCTGAAGAGCCTGTGTGTGATGTTACAGTCACG gttagcagctgttagcgtgaCACAGCATCTCCACACGTCCTCGTCTCTGCTCAGTAAACAGTGGGCGAAGAAGAACCTGCAGCTGTTTCCTCCACAGCAGCTCCACGAGCCCCGCAGACCTGCA gAGGTCCATCACAGCAGGAGGCAGATCAAGTACAGCAAAGACAAGATGTGGTATTTAGCCAAAATG GTCAGAGGAATGAGCATTGACCAGGCTGTCTCTCAGCTGGAGTTCAATGACAAGAAAGGGGCCAAAATCATGAGAGAG GTTCTCCTTGAAGCTCAGGAAATGGCCGTTAAGAATCACAACGTGGAGTTTAAATCCAACCTGTACGTAG CTGAGTCATTCTCTGGGAAGGGGAAGTACCTGAAGAGGATCCGTTACCATGGCAAAGGAATGTACGGCATCATGGACAAGGTTTACTGCCACTACTTTGTTAAACTAGTGGAAGGTTCTCCTCCTGAGGCCGAGCGGAGAACGGGTTACGATCAGGCTCAGGACTACGTGGAGGGACTGAAGGCTCGTACTGTGATCCACGGCCTCTGA